A stretch of DNA from Melioribacteraceae bacterium 4301-Me:
ATTTTTATATCTAGATTAGGATTTACTCCAACTACATTATATCCTCGTTCAAGCAAAAAACCCGCTATTTCTCTGCTAATCTTAAAAGGGTTTCTCGAAATTCCAACCACAGCTATAGTTTTTGATTCGGTCAATATTTTTTTTATTTGAGAATTCGGTATTGTGTTCATGCGGAGTATTCCTTTTCAGTTTCATAAACACTAACAGGTAAACAACTACAAACTAAATTCCTATCGCCATAAGCATTATTTACCCGTCCAACTGCAGGCCAGAATTTATTTTGTTTTGTGTAAGCAGAAGGAAATGCAGCTTTCTCTCTGCTATATGGATGTTTCCAATCTTCCGATACAATTTCTAATGCGGTATGAGGTGCATTCTTAAGTACATTATTTACTTTATCAGCAACGCCGTTTTCAATCTCCTCAATTTCATTTCTAATAGAAATTAGTGCATCGCAAAATTTATTTAATTCAGTTAAAGATTCACTTTCTGTCGGTTCAACCATTAAAGTACCTGGCACTGGGAAAGAAACAGTAGGTGCATGGTAACCATAGTCCATTAATCTTTTAGCAATATCTTCCACATCAACACCGGTAGTTTGTTTAAATTTTCTCACATCAAAAATTAATTCATGAGCTACAAAACCATTCTTACCTGTGTAAAGAACATTATAGTAGTTTTCCAATTTAGCTTTCAGGTAGTTAGCATTTAAAATTGCAATTTTACTTGCTAAGGTTAAACCATCAGCACCCATCATTTTAATATACGCATAAGAAATAATTAGAATACTTGCACTTCCCCAAGGAGCAGAAGAGACAGCATGAATCGATTTATCGCTGCCAATTTTTACAATTGAATGACCTGGCAAGAATTGAGATAAATATTCAGCAGCAGCAATTGGGCCGGCCCCAGGTCCGCCGCCACCATGAGGAATTGCAAAGGTTTTGTGAAGATTTAAATGACAAACATCGGCACCGATAGTTTTGGGGTTGGTTAATCCTACTTGCGCGTTTAAATTTGCACCATCCATATAAACCAGGCCACCATATCTATGTACAATCTCACATATTTCAACAATATTTTCCTCAAAGACGCCATGAGTAGATGGATAAGTAACCATTAATGCCGAAAGGCTATCTTTATATTGTTCTGCTTTTTGCAGCAAATCAGAAAGGTCAATATTACCATCCTCATCGCATTTAACCACAACAACCTTGTTACCAGCCATTACCGCACTTGCTGGATTAGTACCATGCGCAGAAGATGGAATTAACACTACATTCCTATTAACGTCGCCTCTGCTACGATGATAAGCACGAATAACCATTAAACCTGTGAATTCACCTTGAGCACCAGAGTTAGGCTGAAGCGAAACTGCTGAAAATCCTGTAATTTTTGTTAATTGGTCCTTTAATTTACTAAATAAAATTTGATATCCTTCAGTTTGATCCAATGGAGCAAAAGGGTGAATATCTGAAAACTCCGGCCAAGAAATAGCTATTAATTCAGCTGCAGCATTTAATTTCATTGTGCAAGAACCTAATGGAGTCATGGACGTAGTAAGTGAAAGATCTTTTTGTTCTAAGGACTTAATGTACCGCATCATTTCTGTTTCGGAATAAAAAGAATTAAAAACTGGATGGGTTAAATATTTTGATGTTCTTTTCAGTTCTTCAGGAATATTAACTCTCACAGAACTGGCAATCTCATCGATATCTTTTTCCGAAATAGTAATTTTACTTACGGACTTAAATATTTCTATTAATTCTAATACATCTTCGTATGTTTTGGTCTCATCTAAAGATAGGGTTATGGTAGTCTCATCAACGTAATTTAAATTAATTTCTTTCGACAGTGAGATCTCTTTGATTTTTTGTAAATCTTCATTATGCAATTTTATTTTAAGTGTATCAAAATAAATTTTATTGACTTGATTAAGTCCCAGCAATTGTAATGTTTTATCTAACATTACAGTTAATTTGTGTATTCTTTCAGCAATTGCTTTTATTCCTTTAGGTCCATGATAAACAGCATACATACCTGCCATTATTGCAAGCAGCACTTGAGCTGTGCAAATATTGCTTGTAGCATGTTCTCTTTTAATATGCTGCTCGCGAGTTTGTAAAGCCATTCTTAATGCGTGCCTACCATGTGAATCAATTGAGACACCTATTATTCTGCCGGGAATTTGTCTTTTAAATTCTTCTTTTGTTGCAAAATAAGCTGCATGAGGACCGCCGTATCCCATCGGGACACCAAATCTTTGCGTTGAACCTACAACTACATCAGCTCCAAATTCACCAGGAGGAATAAGCAAAGCTAAGCTTAAGATATCAGCTGCAACAGCTTTGAAAATATTAAGTTGGTCAGCCTGCTTGAATAAATCTCTATAATCATAAATTTGACCATCTTTAGCCGGGTACTGAACTAAGATTCCGAACATCTCGTCTGTTAACTGAATGTTCTTATGGTTCCCTATTTGAATTTTAATTCCTAAGGGTTCAGCGCGTGTAAGAAGGACATCTATTGTTTGGGGAAATACATCTTCGGATACAAAAAATACATTAGAATTTTTCTTATTAGATTTTCTTGAAGAGTAGAGCATCGACATTGCTTCAGCGGCAGCTGTTCCCTCATCTAAAAGTGATGCGTTAGCTATTTGCATTGCAGTTAAATCAATAATCATAGTTTGAAAGTTCAACAATGCTTCAAGTCGACCTTGCGAAATTTCCGGCTGGTATGGTGTGTATTGTGTGTACCATCCAGGATTTTCTAAAATGTTTCTTTTAATTACTGAAGGTGTAATTGTTGGATAGTAGCCCATTCCAATATAGGTCTTGTAAACTTTGTTTTTTTTAGCAATTTCCTTTAAGTGAGATATTAGTTCGAACTCAGTCAAAGGCGGTTCTAACTCTAAAGGACTTTTTAATCTAATTGAGTTAGGGATAGTTTGGTCAATTAGCTCATCTAATGAGCTAACTTTAATTGTTTTTAACATCTCTTTAATATCTTGATTACTTGGACCAATATGACGGTCTAAAAACCTGTCGTAAAATTCAAAGTTATTCATGTTGTTTCTCTATAAGATTATGAGTAAAAATTTTTTTCTTAGGGAAATATAAAGAAAAGGATTGAATTGAAGATTTGAAATAAAAGTTAATTATGGCTTTTTAATTTAATTAATGCATTTTTTGATGCTTCTTGCTCAGCATTTTTTTTATTATTTCCTTTACCAACACCAAATATCTCTCCTGCAATAGAAACCTCCACAGTAAATTCTTTGTTATGTTCTGGTCCTATTTCATTTACTACTTTGTACTTTGGCTGTTCTAACTTTTTAGCATGGGTATATTCTAACAGTTGTCCTTTATAATTAGTATCGACAAAAAAATCTGGATAGTCATTCACTTCACTTAATATCCACTTTGAAATAAATTTTTCAGCATCAGAAATACTTTTTTCTAAATATATAGCTCCTATCAATGCTTCCAGAGCATCTGCTAAAATTGTTTTTAAACCCTCACTAGAATTGCCAATATATTTATTGTTAAACAGGACGATATCTTTTAACCCCATTTTACTGGCAGAAGCATATAGTTTTTCTTTATTCACTAAGAAAGCTCTTTTTTTCGTTAAATAACCTTCATTTTCGTAAGGGAATCTTTTAAATAAGAATTTAGCAGAAATAAGATTTAAGACGGCATCGCCCAAAAACTCTAATCTTTCATTTGATTTTTCAAGATTTGGATATACTTCAAGGTAAGAACGATGTGTAAGTGCTTTTAAAAAAAGCGATTTATTTTTAATTCTGAATCCCAGAACTTTCTGAAGTAAAGATAATTTTCTTTTTTCTTCAGCAGATAATAAAAGTTTACTACGATAATGCGGTATATTTAGGGAAATTATTCTTTTAAGCCAGCTTATCACAACTTATAACTAATTACTCCACAAATTTTTTAAATAACAAAGTAGCATTATGCCCTCCAAAACCAAAAGTGTTGCTAATTGCGTAGTTAATTTCTCTTTCCACTGCAACTTTTGGTGTATAATTTAAATCGCACTCGGGGTCAGGAACATCTAAATTTATTGTAGGAGGTATAAGATTATTTTTAATTGTTAAAATAGTAGCGATAGCTTCAACAGCACCAGCAGCTCCGAGTAAATGCCCTGTCATAGATTTAGTTGAGCTAATTGATAATTTATAAGCGTGGTCACCAAAAACTGTTTTAATAGCTTGGGTTTCATGTAAATCGTTAAGTTCAGTAGAAGTTCCATGTGCGTTAATATAGTCAATTTCATCGGGTTTAACGTTGCCATCTCTTAAAGCTTCTCGCATAGACCTAACAGCACCTTCCCCGCCAGGTGGTGGAGCAGTAATATGAAATGCATCACCGGTTAAGCCTACACCAATAATCTCAGCATAAATTTTTGCATTTCTATTTTTGGCATGTTCCAATTCTTCGAGAATAAGAGTGCCTGCTGCCTCTCCCATAACAAAGCCATTTCTATCTTTATCAAATGGACGCGACGCTTCTAAATATCGGTCGTTCCATGTAGAAAGAGCCCGTGCAGCGTTGAATCCGCCTATTGACATTGGAGTAATTGCAGCTTCAGAGCCACCACAAAAAATTATATCTGCCGAACCCCGTTGAATTAAAATAAAAGCATCGGCTATAGCATGAGATGAGGTTGCACAAGCTGAAGTTGTAGCGTAATTAGGTCCCTTTAACCCATATTTTATTGAAATTTGTCCAGCAGCAATATCTGAAATCATCATTGGTACAAAGAAAGGACTAATTCTTTTTGCTCCACCTTCTATAAAAGCGATATGTTGCTTTTCGAAAGTATCCATTCCCCCTATTCCAGAGCCAAAAATGACTCCTGCTCTTTCCAAATTAATTTTTGATAAGTCAATTTGTGAATCTTCTAATGCCATTGCTGCGGTTGCCAACGCATACTGAGTATAAGGATCCATACGTCGAACTTCTTTTTTATCTATATAAGTTAGCGGGTCAAAATTTTTAATTTCGCAGGCAAATTTAGTGTTGAAATTTGTAGTATCGAATCTTGTAATTAAGCCGGCACCATTTCTGCCCGTTTTAAGTCCCTCCCAAAATTCCTCTAAGTTATTTCCAATGGGGGTTAAGGCGCCCAGACCAGTTATAACAACTCGTCTTTTGCTCATTATTAATCCTTTAAAATTGTTTAAAAACAATGAGAATTCAGCACTTTGTGGTAAAGCTGACATAAACAACTATATAATTACAAAATTAAGTTTATGTCAGCTAATAGTTTTATTGAGCTACTTTCTCTTTCAAATAATTTATTGCATCACCGACAGTAGAAATTTTTTCTGCATCTTCATCTGGGATTGAGATATTGAATGCAGTTTCAAATCCCATTACTAATTCTACGATGTCGAGAGAATCAGCTCCTAAATCATTTGTAAAAGAAGCTTGAGGGGTAATTTGCGACTCCTCAACACCAAGCTTATCCATAATTATTTCTTTAACTTTAGCTTCAATATCCATTTTATTCTCCTTAATTGATTTATAGATTTATTTAGAAAATTAAATGAATTACATTGTCATTCCACCATCAACGGCAATAACTTGGCCTGTAATATAAGACGTTTTTTCATCTGCCAAAAATAATACTAATTTAGCAACATCTTCAGGCCTACCCAGCCTTTTTATGGGGATTGCAGTTAATAACGTTTCTCTTTGTTTGTCATTTAACTTGGAAGTCATGTCAGTTTCAATGTAGCCCGGTGCAATAGCATTAACAGTAATTCCGCGAGATGCAACCTCTCTGGCTGTAGCTTTTGTGAACCCCACAATTCCAGCTTTGGATGCTGCATAGTTTGCTTGACCAGCGTTACCGATTAGCCCAACTACAGATGATATGTTAATTATTCTACCGTATCTTTGTTGAATCATGTATTTTAGCGAGGCTTTAGTGTAGTTAAACACACTTTTCAAATTAATTTTAATTACCTGATCAAAATCTTCCTCAGACATTCTTAAAAGCAAATTGTCGCGTGTTATTCCTGCATTATTTACTAAAACATCAATTCCACCAAATTCTGATGCTATTTTATCGACAATTATTTGTGCATCTTTGTATGAAGATACATCACTTTTAAACGAAATGACTTTTACCTCGCTGTTGCTTAATTCTTTTTTAATTTCCTCAGCACATTCATCACAACTGTTATAAATAAAAGCAATGTGTGAAAAATTAGAAGTATTTTCAGCAGCAAATTCTTTTACTATTGCTCTGCCTATCCCTCTGCTGCCGCCTGTTACTATTACTTTTTGTTTTTTTTCAATCACTAATTTGATTCTCTAATTGAATTCTGAATTAGTCAAGAATAATTTTGTTAATTATATAGTTAAAAATATACAACTCATGGTATTATTTTTCCACTTGTTTATTTTATTAAGAACTAACAACGAAAACTAAAAACAGAGTATTAATTGTTTAGTCAAAATATTTAAAATTTATAAAAGATTACTGATTTACTTTAAAATTAGTTTTTTCTCCTTCTTGCAGTAATTTCAATCTTGTCATATACTCATTTTTATATTCAACAAGCTCCTCATAGTCTTTTTCGCCAAAGAAATATATTAATTCATCCTTGCAACATTCAAAAACTGTAGACAATTGATTTTCTGCTCTGCTGCAATAATGCATTCTGGCAATATGTTCGTCGTCAACAGTTAATACACCATCACAAATTACAAGTGGGAATAAAATACAATACAAAGGTTTATATTTCCATTTAAACTCACCATCTTTCATTGCGATTTTTTGAAGAGTGCAAAAACCTTCTTTATCTAAAAATACACATTTGCCATTGTGAACTTGAGTGCCTACTGCAACACCGGATTCAAAATCTGCATCTTCTTCTGGTTGCTCAAACCACAGATTAACGTCTTTTGTCTGAGAATCATCCATTTCTTTAATAATTCTATCCTTATGTTGAATTATTTTCTCGTATTCTTTTTTGTCTGTGTAGACACCATAATAGCAGCACTCACCAGAGCAAATACAAACATTGCATGCTCTTACAAATTTAAAGGTAAAAATAATTGGATCTATCCAAATTCCTTTAATTTTTTTTTCGTATTTATCTTTCATTATAAATACCTTTCAACGTCAGCGTATTTATCAATGCCGCTGATTTTTACATCTGGATTAATTCGCTTAACTAAACCTTGTAAAACTTTTCCAGGTCCTATTTCTACAAACTCGTCTATTCCATCATTTATCATATTTTTTATTGTATCCTCCCAAAGCACTGGCGAAGTTAGCTGCTCGGCTAACAATTCTTTTATATTATCCTTAGAAGTAACAGGTGTGGCTGTTACATTAGAATAAACTGGGATTTTTGCATTATAAAAAGGTGTTTGTTCAAGTTTAGCTTTTAATTTTATTTTTGCTGGTTCCATTAGTGGGGAATGAAATGCCCCGCTAACTACTAATTCTCTAACTAACTTAGCTCCAGCTTCCTTGCATAAATCCATAGCAAAGTGAACGCCATCAACTGAGCCAGAAATTACAACTTGTGAAGGCGAATTGAAATTAGCGCATTGTACAATTCCTTTTACGGAAGCCTTGTTGCATATTTCTATTAAAATCTCATTAGAAAGTCCAACAACAGCTGCCATTGTACCTGGCTGTTCAATTCCACATTGCTGCATAGCCTTACCTCGATAATAGACCAGCTTAACTGCTTCATAAAATTGAATTGCATCAGCTGCGACTAAAGCCGAGTATTCACCTAACGAATGCCCAGCAACAGCATGGGGTTCAAGTGTTCGTATTAGACTTGCGAGTACAATGCTGTGAACAAAAATTGCTGGTTGAGTAATTTCTGTTTGTTTCAACTGCTCTTCTGGTCCATTAAACATAAAATGAGATAAAGAAACACCTATTGCTTCTTCTGCAGTTTTAATCATTTCTTGGGCTTCAACTGAGTTGTCATAAATATCTTTAGCCATGCCAACGTATTGTGAGCCTTGTCCCGGAAACAAAAAAGCTCTTTTACCCATCAGTCAATGCTCCAAGTTAAGTAAATAGAACCCCAAGTATAACCAGCACCGAAAGCTGCTAATATTAAATTATCACCTTTTTTAACTTTTCCATTGCGATAGTATTCAGTGAGACACAATGGAATTGTAGCAGCAGTTGTATTTCCATATTTATCAATATTTATCATAACTTTATCGCGTGAAATTCCCATTCTTTCTGCTGTTGCATCGATTATCCTTAAATTAGCTTGATGTGGCACTAAATAAGCCACATCTTCAGGTTTTAATCCATTTTTCTTCATTATTTCGTAAGAAACATCTGCCATTCCTTTTACAGCGGCTTTGAAGACTGTTTTTCCTTCTTGATAAATGTAATGCCATCTTTTTTCAACTGTTTCTTTTGTAGCAGGATACAAACTACCTCCTGCTTTCATGTGAAGAACATCCTTTCCGCTTCCATCGCAAAAAAGTAATGAATCTTTAATTCCGTATCTCAAATCGCTTGTAGGTTCAAGCAAAACGGCTGAAGCTGCATCACCAAAAAGAATACAGTTATTACGGTCTGTATAATCAGTAATAGAGCTCATTTTATCTGAACCAACAACAATTACTTTTTTATAAGCACCACTCTGAATTAAAGCAGCACCAGTTTGAAGTGCAAATAAAAACCCAGAACAAGCAGCAGATAAATCGAAACCCCAAGCATTTTTTGCACCTATTTTTTCTTGAACTAAGCATGCAGTAGCTGGAAAAAACATATCAGGTGTTACTGTAGCAACAATTATTACGTCAATTTCTTCCGGTTTAATATTGGTAGTACTCAACAAATCTTTAATTGCAAAAGCTGCCATGTCACTTGATGCACCATTTTCAATTATTCTTCTCTCTTTTATTCCTGTACGACTTACTATCCATTCATCTGTTGTATCCACAATCGATTCAAAATATTTATTATCTAATATTTTGTCTGGTACATACATTCCAACCGCAGTAATAGTAGCATTTATTTTCTTATTTTCCGCTTGCATAATTTTTTAATGCGTCCTCCATTTTCTGAATAAGATTTTTTTCGTACATCTCTTTAGCTCTAAAAACCATATTTTTAATTGCTAAGGGTGAACTTGAGCCGTGACCAATAATGCTAATTCCGTTTACCCCCAAAAGAGGTACCCCGCCATAAGTTTGATAATCTATATCAGCAAGAGCTGACTTAAAAACATTTTTTACTACCAAAGCTTTTAATTTATTAACTAAATTGGCATTTGCATATTTTCGTATTTTAGTTTTTAAGAATCCAATAAAACTTTCACCAAATTTCAATAGTATATTACCTACAAAACCATCGCAAACAACAATATCAGTTTTACCTTTTAATATATCTCTGCCTTCAACATTTCCAACGAAATTTAAGTTAGATTTTTTAAGAAGTGAGTAAGCAGTCAAACTTACCTCATTTCCTTTCGATTCTTCTTCCCCCACATTTAGTAAACCCACCGAAGGATTTTTTACTCCGTAAATTTCCTTAGAAAAAATGGTGCCCATAACAGCATATTCAAACAAATGTGTTGCTTTACTATCAACACTTGCACCAGCATCGAAGACGAGGCAAACTTTGCCAGTCTCTGTTGGAAAAGATGCACCTATAGTTGGTCTGCCAACTCCTGGAATTCTACCAATAATTAAAGTTGACACTGCAAGCATTGCCCCGGTATTACCTGCACTCACAAAAGCATCCGCTTTACCATCTCTGACGAGTTTAGCACCTACTACCAAAGATGAATTTGGTTTAGATTTAATAGCGTTTATTGGAGATTCATTCATTTCAACTACATCATCGGCATGTACAATCATATTTTCACTTAAGACAATATTGAGCTGTTGCGCAGTTTGAAGTACCTTACTTTTATTACCGACTAACAACAATTCAAAATCAGCAGATTCTTTCAGGGCATCCAACGAGCCCAACAGTTCATTTTGAGGGGCAAAATCACCCCCCATTGCATCAACAGCAACCACACATTTTTTCTTATTAAAAGAATTTACCATTTAAGACTTGTTTATGATTCAGGTACAAACATTGATCTGCCAGCATAATAGCCGCAGTTTGGGCATGCTCTATGACTTAATTTAAGTTCACCACAGTTGGAACACCTACTAAGCGAAGGTACTTGAGCTTTGTAATGGGTTCTTCTTTTATCTCTTCTTGATTTAGACATTTTTCGTTTCGGATTTGGCATTTTATATCCTTTCTTTAGTTTTAATAAATTTTTATGTGTAAAAGATTTATGTAGTTTTAAGCAAATTTTTTAATGGTAGCCAAACTTCATTTTCTATCTGTTGCTCACATTTACATTGCATCTCATTCAAGTTAGCACCACACTTACTACATAAACCCTTGCAATCTTCTTTGCATAGTATTTTCATTGGTACCGAAAGTTTTGTATACTCAACAACATCGTCGGTTAAATCAATTTTATCACTATCTGGCAAAAGAAACTTAATGTTTTCATCATCAGAAATTCTCTTCGATTTTGAAAACAAATATGAAAGAAAATAATGGCTGTGTAATTCTTTATTAAATTCACTATTACATCTATCACAAATGAGCTTAGCATAAGCTGTAACATTACAATCCAAAATAATCTGATGTGATGATTTATCCATCCGGCATTGCAACACCACATTACCAAGAAAAGCAGAACCCAATTTTAATTTTTCTGCTGGTTCGACAAACTCAAGTTCATGAATACCATCAGAAAAATTGGTATATTTTATTATCATCTATGCAATTAATTTAAAATTAATGGCAAAATATAAATATAGAGTGGTTTATAAGCAAGAAAGTTACATTCTGGTGCTTTATAATACAGTTGTTATAAAATAGCTGATAAGTAATAAGTAATTAAGTTCACCTAAAATATTTTTTCGATTATGTCCATCATTGCATCTTTGTTAGCAGCTGCCCTTCCAATGTTGATTTATCTTATTATAATTTGGAAAATGGACAAATACGAACGTGAACCACTAATAAACGTGATAGTTCATTTTTTGTGGGGTGCCTTCGGAGCAATTTTCTTTGCTGTAGCTGGTTCATCTTTTTTTAATTTTCTTTTTGCTACAAAAAACAATACGCCTCCCTTAATTGTTCAGTCAGTAATTTTTGCACCATTTACAGAAGAAATTGCCAAAGGTTCATTCCTTTTAAAAACTGTGACTGATAAAAAATTCGACAATCTAATCGATGGATTAGTTTACGGAGGAGCAATTGGTTTGGGATTTGGTATGACAGAAAATTTTATTTATTACTTATCGTATGGTACAACATTTTATGCATGGCTGCAATTGGTTATAATTCGTTCAGGCTTTTCGGCTGTTATGCACTGTATTTCGACTGCTGCATTAGGCGCATTTTTAGCAATAGCAAAATTTTCCGAAAACTCAATAAAATTTCTTTTGCCAATATTTGGGTTCCTAATTGCGATGGTCATTCATTCAATCTGGAATTTAAGCGTAAGCTTTGTAAACACATATATTTGGGGGACAATATTTATATTTCTTCTGATAATCTTCTTCATATCATTGTTTAAATTTTTCATTGTGAAAGAAAGAAAAATAATTTTGCGAGAATTGACCGAAGAAGCTAACATGAACTTAA
This window harbors:
- the gcvP gene encoding aminomethyl-transferring glycine dehydrogenase, coding for MNNFEFYDRFLDRHIGPSNQDIKEMLKTIKVSSLDELIDQTIPNSIRLKSPLELEPPLTEFELISHLKEIAKKNKVYKTYIGMGYYPTITPSVIKRNILENPGWYTQYTPYQPEISQGRLEALLNFQTMIIDLTAMQIANASLLDEGTAAAEAMSMLYSSRKSNKKNSNVFFVSEDVFPQTIDVLLTRAEPLGIKIQIGNHKNIQLTDEMFGILVQYPAKDGQIYDYRDLFKQADQLNIFKAVAADILSLALLIPPGEFGADVVVGSTQRFGVPMGYGGPHAAYFATKEEFKRQIPGRIIGVSIDSHGRHALRMALQTREQHIKREHATSNICTAQVLLAIMAGMYAVYHGPKGIKAIAERIHKLTVMLDKTLQLLGLNQVNKIYFDTLKIKLHNEDLQKIKEISLSKEINLNYVDETTITLSLDETKTYEDVLELIEIFKSVSKITISEKDIDEIASSVRVNIPEELKRTSKYLTHPVFNSFYSETEMMRYIKSLEQKDLSLTTSMTPLGSCTMKLNAAAELIAISWPEFSDIHPFAPLDQTEGYQILFSKLKDQLTKITGFSAVSLQPNSGAQGEFTGLMVIRAYHRSRGDVNRNVVLIPSSAHGTNPASAVMAGNKVVVVKCDEDGNIDLSDLLQKAEQYKDSLSALMVTYPSTHGVFEENIVEICEIVHRYGGLVYMDGANLNAQVGLTNPKTIGADVCHLNLHKTFAIPHGGGGPGAGPIAAAEYLSQFLPGHSIVKIGSDKSIHAVSSAPWGSASILIISYAYIKMMGADGLTLASKIAILNANYLKAKLENYYNVLYTGKNGFVAHELIFDVRKFKQTTGVDVEDIAKRLMDYGYHAPTVSFPVPGTLMVEPTESESLTELNKFCDALISIRNEIEEIENGVADKVNNVLKNAPHTALEIVSEDWKHPYSREKAAFPSAYTKQNKFWPAVGRVNNAYGDRNLVCSCLPVSVYETEKEYSA
- the rnc gene encoding ribonuclease III encodes the protein MISWLKRIISLNIPHYRSKLLLSAEEKRKLSLLQKVLGFRIKNKSLFLKALTHRSYLEVYPNLEKSNERLEFLGDAVLNLISAKFLFKRFPYENEGYLTKKRAFLVNKEKLYASASKMGLKDIVLFNNKYIGNSSEGLKTILADALEALIGAIYLEKSISDAEKFISKWILSEVNDYPDFFVDTNYKGQLLEYTHAKKLEQPKYKVVNEIGPEHNKEFTVEVSIAGEIFGVGKGNNKKNAEQEASKNALIKLKSHN
- the fabF gene encoding beta-ketoacyl-ACP synthase II, translated to MSKRRVVITGLGALTPIGNNLEEFWEGLKTGRNGAGLITRFDTTNFNTKFACEIKNFDPLTYIDKKEVRRMDPYTQYALATAAMALEDSQIDLSKINLERAGVIFGSGIGGMDTFEKQHIAFIEGGAKRISPFFVPMMISDIAAGQISIKYGLKGPNYATTSACATSSHAIADAFILIQRGSADIIFCGGSEAAITPMSIGGFNAARALSTWNDRYLEASRPFDKDRNGFVMGEAAGTLILEELEHAKNRNAKIYAEIIGVGLTGDAFHITAPPPGGEGAVRSMREALRDGNVKPDEIDYINAHGTSTELNDLHETQAIKTVFGDHAYKLSISSTKSMTGHLLGAAGAVEAIATILTIKNNLIPPTINLDVPDPECDLNYTPKVAVEREINYAISNTFGFGGHNATLLFKKFVE
- a CDS encoding acyl carrier protein, which gives rise to MDIEAKVKEIIMDKLGVEESQITPQASFTNDLGADSLDIVELVMGFETAFNISIPDEDAEKISTVGDAINYLKEKVAQ
- the fabG gene encoding 3-oxoacyl-[acyl-carrier-protein] reductase, with amino-acid sequence MEKKQKVIVTGGSRGIGRAIVKEFAAENTSNFSHIAFIYNSCDECAEEIKKELSNSEVKVISFKSDVSSYKDAQIIVDKIASEFGGIDVLVNNAGITRDNLLLRMSEEDFDQVIKINLKSVFNYTKASLKYMIQQRYGRIINISSVVGLIGNAGQANYAASKAGIVGFTKATAREVASRGITVNAIAPGYIETDMTSKLNDKQRETLLTAIPIKRLGRPEDVAKLVLFLADEKTSYITGQVIAVDGGMTM
- a CDS encoding DUF3109 family protein; the protein is MKDKYEKKIKGIWIDPIIFTFKFVRACNVCICSGECCYYGVYTDKKEYEKIIQHKDRIIKEMDDSQTKDVNLWFEQPEEDADFESGVAVGTQVHNGKCVFLDKEGFCTLQKIAMKDGEFKWKYKPLYCILFPLVICDGVLTVDDEHIARMHYCSRAENQLSTVFECCKDELIYFFGEKDYEELVEYKNEYMTRLKLLQEGEKTNFKVNQ
- the fabD gene encoding ACP S-malonyltransferase — encoded protein: MGKRAFLFPGQGSQYVGMAKDIYDNSVEAQEMIKTAEEAIGVSLSHFMFNGPEEQLKQTEITQPAIFVHSIVLASLIRTLEPHAVAGHSLGEYSALVAADAIQFYEAVKLVYYRGKAMQQCGIEQPGTMAAVVGLSNEILIEICNKASVKGIVQCANFNSPSQVVISGSVDGVHFAMDLCKEAGAKLVRELVVSGAFHSPLMEPAKIKLKAKLEQTPFYNAKIPVYSNVTATPVTSKDNIKELLAEQLTSPVLWEDTIKNMINDGIDEFVEIGPGKVLQGLVKRINPDVKISGIDKYADVERYL
- a CDS encoding beta-ketoacyl-ACP synthase III; the encoded protein is MQAENKKINATITAVGMYVPDKILDNKYFESIVDTTDEWIVSRTGIKERRIIENGASSDMAAFAIKDLLSTTNIKPEEIDVIIVATVTPDMFFPATACLVQEKIGAKNAWGFDLSAACSGFLFALQTGAALIQSGAYKKVIVVGSDKMSSITDYTDRNNCILFGDAASAVLLEPTSDLRYGIKDSLLFCDGSGKDVLHMKAGGSLYPATKETVEKRWHYIYQEGKTVFKAAVKGMADVSYEIMKKNGLKPEDVAYLVPHQANLRIIDATAERMGISRDKVMINIDKYGNTTAATIPLCLTEYYRNGKVKKGDNLILAAFGAGYTWGSIYLTWSID
- the plsX gene encoding phosphate acyltransferase PlsX, producing MVNSFNKKKCVVAVDAMGGDFAPQNELLGSLDALKESADFELLLVGNKSKVLQTAQQLNIVLSENMIVHADDVVEMNESPINAIKSKPNSSLVVGAKLVRDGKADAFVSAGNTGAMLAVSTLIIGRIPGVGRPTIGASFPTETGKVCLVFDAGASVDSKATHLFEYAVMGTIFSKEIYGVKNPSVGLLNVGEEESKGNEVSLTAYSLLKKSNLNFVGNVEGRDILKGKTDIVVCDGFVGNILLKFGESFIGFLKTKIRKYANANLVNKLKALVVKNVFKSALADIDYQTYGGVPLLGVNGISIIGHGSSSPLAIKNMVFRAKEMYEKNLIQKMEDALKNYASGK
- the rpmF gene encoding 50S ribosomal protein L32 yields the protein MPNPKRKMSKSRRDKRRTHYKAQVPSLSRCSNCGELKLSHRACPNCGYYAGRSMFVPES
- a CDS encoding DUF177 domain-containing protein, translating into MIIKYTNFSDGIHELEFVEPAEKLKLGSAFLGNVVLQCRMDKSSHQIILDCNVTAYAKLICDRCNSEFNKELHSHYFLSYLFSKSKRISDDENIKFLLPDSDKIDLTDDVVEYTKLSVPMKILCKEDCKGLCSKCGANLNEMQCKCEQQIENEVWLPLKNLLKTT